From the genome of Dryobates pubescens isolate bDryPub1 chromosome 5, bDryPub1.pri, whole genome shotgun sequence, one region includes:
- the TOGARAM1 gene encoding TOG array regulator of axonemal microtubules protein 1, whose product MAAALALRPPAMEEPAGTERGLSRLPPCLSPGRMVGEADITVELPWGPLRGKRRGPGRPYRSPVAVSLRVPTPPPASRCGLGELSLSLACPIGQREEEELGTEPLPPTSPQRQLEGRVVGEDAVSPPLAQPGSSGLKFGLLPPELHARLLDQEDYKNRTQAVEELKRVVGGASQSAVISTPAPSLLGLISFLYTLLDDSNFKVVLGALEVIHLVALHLGDQVQAFLAPLVSAAAKVLGDNKVAIRQEYNHLLLQLMKAAGPQQVLSLLLKQEYLQHKNSKVREEVVNICIVALLTYPSEELDLGKLAFGLAPALVDNKRRVRHAALEAFAVLASSMGPGKTSLLFKAVDAVELEDNGDGVMHAVQARLARKTLPKLVDQGFVEYAVSLPSSGHNRGSCLPPGADTDWLLMGSRTQSAHSYCGYHPRDDGLQSSSPHGAYSDQGVSPRRVLSAGKGKAKLPWENEHVEDGEGGLGVKVSCTKGVEQFSASNDFLHSPKLRHSEAASVTDELFFSRKRTSRNLLQSSLDLNSEQSSLCAGAAGSHQPQISGKCGTLGHTRGKSGSVDSDLQFLGLNNCQQDKGCTSLNFSSKTQRSFCNQAQHTMTLQGPNTSQGTFILPSYPLSSPRNSPKHLSSPGDSPKTSQDNTMSFSNSWPLKSFEGLPKPSSKKQLLSPKPGDSTGLDSQENLSPLQLKPTLVRRPPSCRGLNGSRPVPPIPRLASPLPDKLELNVWRWRNQEPEDTCLSDTDGKLATDLSELNVDDEEVDQEEMQNSLRSLRNSAAKKRAKLSSNILLLESPDSALTLDLSAGSPSQASSCSESGVYSQESLTSPVSTIPQRRRRMSDTFPLLGSKSQPARVPSARSRDVAERNSSTEPTSGFPQRNNLDFISPAVLSEDAVVIVGKGVFGSPPSLPAHSQSIACVVNGDDQAVKEKTEPSAGIWGRSIQQKSASHFLTENGKEAKVVMSKSAQEKMRRRKKEEKEHNHREHQEVKDLEELNLHGDTLTLSRSVCLTSENVAFNPSLKRTSSLKRNKCSALLDCDETSPGTQGRYKDQALSVTHSPEVMDPSELQPFLKPEAALTEALMLLADEDWEKKIEGLNFVRCLSAYHATILTAKLHETSLAVAQEVKNLRSGVSRAAVVCLGDLFTHLKKSMDQELDNTVKVLLHKAGESNTFIREEVDKALKAMVNNVTPARALCSLINGGQSHLHSAVRRCTAQHLSDIVERMGAERILSGAKAVADRILPATARFAQDSSQQTRYYGRKMLFNMMDHPEFEKALEKYVLSKDLPYIKDSVSSLREKGLGEMPLDTPSARGRRSQTSGVGHSRSSTSRDALNVTDREAAEGREVTRKAAPRNALENEEYLKDLIGLLNARDFRERISGIKQLLSDTENNQGFVLANIVKIFDAFKSRLHDSNSKVNQVALETMHKIIPLLKDNLSPVINMLIPAMVDNNLNSKNPGIYAAATNVIQALCQHVDNYLLLQPFCTKAQFLNGKAKQDMTEKLADLVTELYPRKPYAVEQKVLVVLWHLLGNMTNSGSLPGAGGNIRTATAKLSKALFAQMGPSLLTQAATQPPHIRKSLEEFLEITT is encoded by the exons ATGGCCGCCGCCCTCGCTCTGCGGCCGCCTGCCATGGAGGAGCCGGCAGGCACTGAGCGTGGGCTGAGCCGGCTCCCACCgtgcctcagccctgggaggaTGGTGGGTGAGGCTGATATTACTGTAGAGCTGCCTTGGGGGCCTCTACGTGGGAAGCGCCGCGGGCCCGGCCGCCCCTATCGTTCTCCTGTCGCCGTTTCCCTGCGTGTCCCCACGCCTCCGCCCGCCTCCCGCTGTGGTCTGGGTGAGCTCTCCCTTAGCCTTGCCTGTCCCATAGGGcagcgggaggaggaggagctcgGTACCGAGCCGTTGCCACCCACCAGCCcgcagaggcagctggagggcCGGGTGGTCGGTGAGGACGCGGTATCACCGCCCCtcgcccagcctggcagcagcggCTTGAAGTTCGGGCTGTTGCCGCCGGAGCTGCACGCTCGCCTGCTGGACCAGGAGGACTACAAGAACCGGACACAAGCCGTGGAGGAGCTGAAGAGGGTCGTTGGAGGTGCCAGCCAGTCTGCAGTGATctccactcctgcccccagtCTCCTGGGGCTCATCAGCTTTCTGTACACCCTCCTCGATGATTCAAACTtcaaggtggtgctgggggcgtTGGAGGTGATCCATCTGGTGGCCCTGCATCTGGGTGACCAGGTCCAGGCCTTCCTAGCACCGCTGGTGTCAGCTGCTGCTAAAGTTCTGGGGGACAACAAGGTGGCCATCAGGCAGGAGTACAAccacctgctcctgcagctgatgAAGGCAGCAGGTCCTCAGCAGGTTCTGagcttgctgctgaagcaggagtACCTGCAGCACAAGAACTCCAAAGTCCGTGAGGAGGTAGTCAACATCTGCATTGTTGCCCTCCTCACCTACCCAAGTGAGGAGCTGGACTTGGGCAAGCTGGCGTTTGGGTTGGCTCCAGCACTGGTGGACAACAAGCGCAGGGTCCGTCACGCTGCCTTGGAAGCGTTTGCTGTGCTGGCCTCTTCCATGGGCCCAGGCAAAACCAGCCTTCTCTtcaaggctgtggatgctgtgGAGCTTGAGGACAATGGGGATGGGGTGATGCACGCagtgcaggccaggctggccaggaagACCTTGCCGAAGCTGGTGGACCAAGGCTTTGTAGAGTATGCTGTGTCCTTGCCGTCATCTGGCCATAACAGGGGGTCCTGTTTGCCCCCTGGGGCAGATACAGATTGGCTGCTAATGGGCAGCCGGACTCAGAGTGCCCACAGTTACTGTGGGTATCACCCCAGGGATGATggactgcagagctccagcccaCATGGAGCTTATAGTGACCAAGGAGTAAGTCCAAGGAGAGTCTTGAGTGCAGGTAAAGGGAAAGCCAAACTGCCTTGGGAAAACGAGCACGTTGAAGACGGGGAAGGTGGCCTGGGAGTCAAGGTTTCTTGCACAAAGGGTGTGGAGCAG TTCTCTGCATCCAATGATTTTCTGCATTCTCCCAAGCTAAGGCACTCTGAAGCAGCTTCAGTCACTGATGAACTATTTTTCAGTCGAAAAAGAACTTCAAGGAATTTATTGCAAAGCAGTCTAGATTTAAACTCTGAGCAGTCCTCTCTTTGTGCTG gtgctgctggctcccatcAGCCCCAAATTTCAGGGAAGTGTGGAACTCTTGGACACACACGTGGCAAGAGTGGTAGTGTGGACTCAGATTTGCAGTTTTTAGGATTAAATAACTGTCAGCAAGACAAAG GTTGTACCAGCCTAAATTTTTCCAGCAAGACTCAGAGAAGTTTTTGCAACCAAGCACAGCACACGATGACCTTACAAGGTCCTAATACAAGCCAGGGTACCTTCATCCTGCCCTCTTACCCTCTGTCATCACCCAggaacagccccaagcacctctcctctccaggtgacTCTCCAAAGACATCACAAGATAATACCATGAGCTTCTCAAACTCCTGGCCTCTTAAAAGCTTTGAAGGACTGCCCAAGCCAAGTTCAAAGAAGCAGCTGCTCAgtccaaagccaggagacagtACAG GGCTGGATTCGCAGGAGAacctttctcctctgcagctcaaGCCCACCCTGGTGAGACGCCCACCCTCCTGCCGGGGCCTGAACGGGAGCAGACCTGTGCCCCCCATTCCCCGCCtcgccagccccctgccagacaaGCTGGAGCTGAATGTTTGGAGGTGGAGAAACCAAGAGCCTGAGGACACCTGTCTGAGTGACACAGACGGGAAGCTTGCAACTGATCTCTCCGAGCTGAATGTTGACGATGAGGAAGTAGACCAAGAAGAG ATGCAGAACTCCCTTCGGTCTCTCCGCAACAGTGCAGCCAAGAAAAGGGCCAAGCTGAGCAGCAACATCTTGCTGCTGGAGAGCCCTGATTCTGCCCTCACCCTTGACCTCTCTGCGGGCTCCCCATCCCAGGCTTCCTCCTGCAGCGAGAGTGGAGTCTACAGCCAGGAGTCTCTGACTTCTCCTGTGTCCACCAtcccccagagaaggagaagaat GTCAGACACCTTTCCTCTTCTTGgcagcaaatcacagcctgcaaGAGTGCCTTCAgcaagaagcagagatgtggcaGAACGTAACTCCAGCACAG AGCCAACATCTGGATTTCCTCAGAGGAACAATCTGGATTTCATTTCACCAGCTGTCCTGTCTGAAGATGCAGTTGTAATTGTTGGTAAAG GTGTTTTTGGGAGCCCTCCTTCCCTACCAGCACACAGCCAGTCCATAGCATGTGTAGTGAATGGAGATGACCAAGCTGTGAAGGAGAAGACTGAGCCATCAGCAGGGATCTGGGGGAGAAGCATCCAGCAGAAGAGTGCTTCCCATTTTCTcactgaaaatggaaaagag GCAAAAGTTGTGATGTCAAAATCGGCCCAGGAAAAGATGAGGcggaggaaaaaggaagaaaaagaacacaATCATAGAGAACATCAGGAAGTCAAAGACCTTGAAG AGTTAAATCTCCATGGGGACACATTAACGCTGTCAAGAAGCGTGTGTTTGACATCAGAAAATGTGGCCTTCAATCCCTCATTAAAGAGAACATCCAGTTTGAAGAGGAACAAATGTTCAGCCTTGCTAGATTGTG ATGAAACATCTCCTGGGACACAAGGACGCTATAAAGACCAGGCCCTATCAgtcactcacagcccagaagtgATGGACCCATCAGAGCTTCAGCCTTTTCTAAAACCAGAAGCTGCACTGACAGAAGCCTTGATGCTTTTAGCTGATGAGGACTG GGAGAAGAAAATTGAAGGTCTCAACTTTGTCAGATGTTTGTCTGCCTACCATGCAACTATCCTGACTGCAAAGCTGCATGAAACAAGTTTGGCTGTCGCTCAAGAG GTCAAGAATTTACGCTCAGGTGTTTCTCGAGCTGCTGTGGTCTGTTTAGGGGATTTGTTCACCCACCTGAAAAAGAGCATGGATCAAGAACTAGATAATACAGTAAAAGTCCTTTTGCACAAAGCTGGCGAATCCAACACATTTATAAGGGAAGAGGTAGACAAAGCACTGAAGGCTATGGTTAATAATGTGACTCCAGCACGTGCACTTTGTTCTCTTATAAATGGAGGGCAAAG CCACCTGCATTCAGCAGTGAGGAgatgcacagcccagcacctctcCGACATTGTGGAGCGCATGGGAGCAGAGCGGATCCTGTCTGGAGCCAAAGCTGTGGCTGATCGGATTTTGCCTGCCACGGCCCGGTTTGCACAGGATAGTTCACAACAAACCAG gtacTATGGTCGAAAGATGCTCTTCAACATGATGGATCACCCTGAGTTTGAGAAAGCCCTTGAGAAGTACGTGCTGAGCAAGGACCTGCCTTACATTAAGGACTCTGTTAGCAGCCTGCGTGAGAAG GGTCTAGGGGAGATGCCATTGGATACACCCTCAGCAAGGGGAAGACGTTCCCAGACGAGTGGTGTTGGACATTCAAGGTCATCTACTTCCAGAGATGCTCTCAACGTCACTGACAG agaggctgcagagggccgTGAAGTCACCAGAAAAGCGGCTCCTCGTAACGCCCTGGAAAACGAAGAGTATCTCAAAGACCTGATTGGCTTATTGAATGCCCGAGACTTCCGCGAGCGAATCAGTGGCATTAAGCAACTCTTATCAGATACAGAGAACAATCAGGGCTTTGTCCTTGCCAACATCGTGAAG ATCTTCGATGCGTTCAAGTCTCGCTTGCATGACTCCAACAGCAAAGTAAATCAGGTGGCTTTGGAGACCATGCACAAGATAATTCCCCTGCTGAAAGACAATTTGTCTCCTGTGATCAACATGTTAATTCCTGCCATGGTGGACAACAACCTGAACTCCAAAAATCCAGGGATTTATGCAGCTGCCACTAATGTTATTCAGGCTCTGTGTCAGCATGTAG